The following proteins come from a genomic window of Rubinisphaera margarita:
- a CDS encoding DUF3419 family protein: protein MLRPKKNKTSKPATPQSEELQKQRRLNFDRLSKTWFNLVHQNNLVYNTCWEDPRLDHVALELGPDDVVMVITSAGCNAIDYVLKEPKQVHAVDVNPRQNALLELKIAAIRELDYDQFFQMFGRGRLASYKKVYKTKLRKHLSHASRAYWDRRRRMFSGNGRRPSFYFYATSGMFAWLINIYVDRIKKLRPAVNELLSAQSVEEQQEIYDRHRLRDTLWTPFLKWAMKRDMTLALLGVPRAQRRQLDRSYPGGILQFVVDSLETVFTKLPIHDNYFWRVYLTGEYTPACCPEYLKPENFERLKGGLVDRISIHTNTILGFLREEKDVEVSRYILLDHMDWLAEVRADVLADEWQMMINRAAPHTRFLWRSAGLDVGFVDPIEVEWKDQKCKIGQLLEYKNELASELHPLDRVHTYGSFYIAHLNRDTEPRPLEDDAQERSGQAVTA, encoded by the coding sequence ATGTTGCGTCCCAAGAAGAATAAGACCTCCAAGCCGGCTACGCCCCAGAGCGAAGAGCTCCAGAAGCAACGGCGGCTCAATTTCGACCGGCTCAGCAAGACCTGGTTCAACCTCGTTCATCAGAACAACCTGGTCTACAACACCTGCTGGGAAGATCCACGACTCGATCATGTCGCGCTCGAGCTGGGACCGGACGATGTGGTGATGGTCATCACCTCCGCCGGCTGCAACGCGATCGACTACGTGCTGAAAGAGCCGAAGCAGGTCCATGCAGTCGATGTGAACCCCCGCCAGAACGCACTGCTGGAACTGAAGATCGCCGCGATCCGCGAGCTCGATTACGACCAGTTCTTCCAGATGTTCGGCCGCGGTCGTCTCGCCAGCTACAAGAAGGTCTACAAGACAAAGCTCCGCAAGCATCTCAGCCACGCGTCCCGCGCGTACTGGGATCGCCGCCGACGGATGTTCTCTGGCAACGGACGCCGCCCGAGCTTCTACTTCTACGCGACCTCCGGCATGTTCGCCTGGCTGATCAACATCTACGTCGACCGGATCAAAAAACTGCGGCCGGCCGTCAACGAATTGTTGTCCGCGCAAAGTGTCGAAGAACAGCAGGAGATTTACGATCGGCACCGCCTGCGGGACACGCTGTGGACTCCATTCCTGAAATGGGCCATGAAACGAGATATGACTCTGGCCCTGCTCGGCGTGCCTCGTGCTCAGCGTCGCCAGCTCGACCGCAGTTATCCCGGCGGGATCCTGCAGTTCGTGGTCGACTCGCTGGAAACCGTCTTCACGAAGCTGCCGATCCACGACAACTATTTCTGGCGAGTTTACCTGACCGGCGAGTACACGCCGGCCTGTTGCCCGGAGTATCTGAAGCCCGAGAACTTTGAACGACTCAAAGGGGGGCTTGTCGATCGAATTTCGATTCACACCAACACCATCCTCGGCTTCCTTCGCGAAGAGAAAGACGTCGAGGTTTCGCGATACATTCTGCTCGACCACATGGACTGGCTGGCGGAAGTGCGAGCTGATGTTCTGGCCGATGAATGGCAGATGATGATCAACCGCGCCGCTCCGCATACTCGCTTCCTGTGGAGAAGTGCCGGGCTCGATGTTGGTTTCGTCGATCCGATCGAAGTCGAGTGGAAAGATCAGAAGTGCAAGATCGGTCAGCTGCTGGAATACAAGAACGAACTTGCCAGCGAACTCCATCCGCTGGACCGGGTTCACACCTACGGCAGCTTCTACATTGCTCACCTCAACCGCGATACCGAGCCCCGTCCGCTTGAGGACGACGCTCAAGAACGGTCCGGACAGGCTGTGACTGCCTGA
- the glgA gene encoding glycogen synthase GlgA, with amino-acid sequence MKILMTASEAVPFAKTGGLADVATALSRALEQDGHDITLVMPHYPQLLPHGSRQRFQIEPIGDEFTVPVGPRKSSGSFLKARLPDSNIQVILVDQPDYFDRPSPYVYENIPYEDNCERFVFFSRAIVAAIKQFGPFDIVHANDWQTGLLPALIDIEARKHSPEIRRIGTVFTIHNLAFQGRFWHWDMVLTGLDWKYFNWKQMEFFGDLNLLKTGIVFADMVTTVSPTYAREIQTPDFGWGLDPALSGRGNSLVGILNGVDTEVWHPEVDRFIKVNYTADDVAEKKPICKADLQKAVGLQQKPDVPIIAMISRMSQQKGFDLLQKAGDRLLSNDAQFVFLGTGERPFEQFVKELAQTHPGRVASMIRFDEELAHKIEAGSDLFLMPSEFEPCGLNQMYSMLYGTVPLVHAVGGLADSVVPMTGDTLREGTATGFSFQRYSCEAFLEAFEAALRTYRDKETWLELQKNGMLQDLSWSNSARNYVQVYQRALEKHTPEV; translated from the coding sequence ATGAAAATTCTGATGACCGCCTCTGAAGCAGTTCCCTTCGCCAAGACGGGCGGTCTTGCGGATGTCGCAACAGCGCTTTCTCGCGCTCTCGAACAGGATGGCCACGACATTACGCTGGTCATGCCGCATTATCCGCAACTGCTTCCTCACGGCTCGCGTCAACGCTTCCAGATCGAACCAATCGGCGATGAGTTCACTGTACCGGTTGGTCCACGCAAGTCGAGTGGCTCCTTTCTGAAGGCCCGTTTACCGGACTCTAATATACAGGTCATTCTGGTCGATCAGCCCGATTATTTCGACCGTCCCTCGCCCTACGTCTACGAGAACATCCCCTACGAAGACAACTGCGAACGGTTCGTCTTCTTCAGTCGGGCCATTGTCGCGGCGATCAAGCAGTTCGGGCCTTTCGACATTGTTCACGCCAACGACTGGCAGACCGGACTGCTGCCGGCTCTTATTGATATCGAAGCCCGCAAGCACAGTCCGGAAATCCGCCGGATTGGAACCGTGTTTACCATCCACAATCTGGCCTTCCAGGGACGGTTCTGGCACTGGGATATGGTCCTGACCGGACTCGACTGGAAGTACTTCAACTGGAAACAGATGGAGTTCTTCGGCGATCTGAACCTGCTGAAAACGGGAATCGTGTTCGCCGATATGGTGACCACCGTCAGCCCGACTTACGCCCGGGAGATTCAGACTCCCGATTTCGGCTGGGGGCTCGACCCGGCTCTTTCCGGCCGTGGGAATTCTCTGGTCGGCATCCTGAACGGCGTCGACACCGAAGTCTGGCATCCCGAGGTCGACCGCTTCATCAAGGTCAACTACACCGCCGACGACGTCGCCGAGAAGAAACCGATCTGCAAAGCCGACCTTCAAAAGGCCGTCGGCCTGCAGCAGAAGCCGGACGTGCCGATCATTGCCATGATCTCACGGATGTCGCAACAAAAGGGGTTCGATCTGCTTCAGAAGGCGGGCGATCGACTGCTGAGCAACGATGCCCAGTTTGTCTTCCTCGGCACCGGAGAGCGGCCATTCGAACAGTTCGTGAAAGAGCTCGCTCAGACGCACCCCGGACGAGTCGCTTCCATGATCCGCTTCGACGAGGAACTGGCTCATAAAATTGAAGCCGGGTCGGATCTGTTCCTGATGCCCAGCGAGTTCGAGCCTTGCGGCCTGAACCAGATGTATTCCATGCTTTACGGCACGGTGCCCCTGGTGCACGCTGTCGGTGGACTGGCGGACTCGGTCGTCCCGATGACGGGCGATACTCTCCGCGAAGGGACCGCGACCGGCTTCTCATTCCAGCGATACAGTTGCGAAGCCTTCCTGGAAGCGTTCGAGGCGGCGTTGCGGACTTACCGCGACAAGGAAACCTGGCTCGAACTCCAGAAGAACGGCATGCTTCAAGACCTCTCCTGGAGCAACAGCGCCCGCAACTACGTGCAGGTTTACCAGCGAGCCCTCGAGAAGCACACCCCCGAAGTCTAG
- a CDS encoding DNA-directed RNA polymerase subunit alpha C-terminal domain-containing protein codes for MEQVEVREPILGSSDFGHEQVKTLQNALSHGQASEIRQHWQELTAKASSQREYLAAGITAYLLAQHKEALSYLSKVSGSGLGSFYHAMANLSLERHEEARRLLDEAKKNGYDPVLCDLIHAGCVRLMGDVDAAEQMLRSLSREGATRAEYSYQMGCIMADRGDTYGALEYFERAVDMDPAHSRALFSLAQLNNQLGNDSDAIRLYEQMLAKPPFYMGALINLGLLYEDRELYGPAAFCFQRVLESNPENQRARLYLKDIESSAEMFFDEDAARRDKQLEQILQIPITDFELSARSRNCLERAGIDKLEDLTKMTEEQLLAGKNFGETSLREIKEILEMHGLKLGQNLHKKQPEPLYRPEELSPEERALHEAPVGDLELSVRARKCLSRLGITTIGELVSRSADELLSVRNFGVTSLNEIREKLTERNMRLRGD; via the coding sequence ATGGAACAAGTTGAAGTTCGGGAGCCGATTCTCGGATCTTCGGATTTCGGCCACGAACAGGTCAAAACACTTCAGAACGCACTGAGCCACGGCCAGGCGTCGGAAATCCGCCAGCACTGGCAGGAACTGACCGCCAAGGCGTCTTCCCAGCGCGAGTACCTCGCCGCTGGCATCACCGCCTATTTGCTCGCTCAGCACAAAGAAGCCCTCAGCTACCTGAGCAAGGTTTCCGGCAGCGGACTCGGCAGCTTCTATCACGCCATGGCGAATCTGTCGCTGGAGCGTCACGAGGAAGCTCGCAGGCTCCTCGATGAAGCCAAGAAGAACGGCTACGATCCGGTGCTTTGCGATCTCATCCACGCCGGATGCGTCCGGCTGATGGGTGACGTCGATGCCGCCGAGCAGATGCTGCGATCACTGTCCCGCGAAGGCGCCACCCGCGCCGAGTATTCGTACCAGATGGGCTGCATCATGGCCGATCGGGGCGACACATACGGGGCTCTCGAATATTTCGAGCGAGCCGTCGACATGGATCCGGCTCACTCCCGCGCTCTGTTCAGCCTGGCTCAGCTTAATAACCAGCTCGGTAACGACAGCGACGCGATTCGACTGTACGAACAGATGCTGGCCAAGCCGCCGTTCTACATGGGCGCTCTGATTAACCTCGGACTGCTCTACGAAGACCGCGAACTCTACGGACCGGCTGCATTCTGCTTCCAGCGGGTGCTCGAGTCGAACCCGGAAAATCAGCGGGCTCGGCTGTACCTGAAGGACATTGAATCTTCGGCCGAGATGTTCTTCGACGAAGATGCCGCCCGTCGCGACAAGCAGCTTGAACAGATCCTGCAGATTCCGATCACCGACTTCGAGCTCTCCGCTCGCAGCCGCAACTGCCTGGAACGGGCCGGAATCGACAAGCTCGAAGATCTGACCAAGATGACCGAAGAGCAGCTGCTCGCCGGGAAGAACTTCGGCGAAACGTCGCTTCGCGAGATCAAAGAGATCCTCGAGATGCACGGCCTGAAGCTCGGCCAGAACCTGCACAAGAAGCAGCCCGAGCCGCTCTATCGTCCGGAAGAGCTTTCTCCGGAAGAACGGGCTCTGCACGAAGCTCCGGTCGGCGATCTGGAACTTTCGGTCCGGGCTCGCAAGTGCCTGTCCCGTCTCGGAATCACGACGATTGGCGAACTCGTTTCCCGTTCGGCCGACGAACTCCTGTCCGTGCGGAACTTTGGGGTGACCTCGCTGAACGAGATCCGGGAAAAGCTCACCGAGCGGAATATGCGTCTGCGGGGCGATTGA
- a CDS encoding DEAD/DEAH box helicase, whose protein sequence is MQDPTPQQASPLFLPAPRVDSVRNDLQIQTLTTGANSALKRWPKVTVNSPKLLTRPGFVPTWKPFWQKPKTIQVAFPDIIEFQEPKSDGEKKELRRLKPPQAGGEGEEASAAKKKKPTRIKPPDDLLSMEDRLFYILQPPLENWLSGQELVMPFEPFAYQYEGIAWLFSQKSALLADEMGLGKTMQTITAVRLLLRSGQVRRVLMVCPKPLIPNWQREFKLWSEELPVTTMEGDGARRKMLWEMQSIPVLLTNYEILVRDLQNMEEEEYPRFDLVVLDESQRIKNRDSLTSEVIRRIPRRRSWSLTGTPIENRPEELASIFEFMGVVPARSSPDLRQLKKLSDVYILRRTKDLVQPDMPPRLDRDAVLELSPAQQSAYDIAEKEGVVQLNDMGDEITIQHVFELVMRLKQITNCDPLTGESAKKDRLLADMEEIAASGAKAILFSQWTKTIDWLAEYTKPFGALVYHGGVPTTKREPILKQFKEDPNSHLLLMSYGTGAVGLNLQFSQYVFLYDRWWNPAVEDQAINRAHRIGVANPVIVTRFICKDTIEERIDLVLRQKRELFEKILGDGDASTASLSMNAAEVFGLFDLKARSDKGTRSIGPTSEKAA, encoded by the coding sequence GTGCAAGACCCCACGCCTCAACAGGCCTCTCCTCTGTTCCTGCCCGCTCCACGCGTCGATTCGGTTCGCAACGATCTGCAGATCCAGACGTTGACGACCGGCGCCAACAGCGCACTGAAGCGTTGGCCGAAAGTGACCGTCAACTCGCCCAAACTGCTGACGCGGCCTGGCTTCGTGCCGACCTGGAAGCCGTTCTGGCAGAAGCCGAAGACAATCCAGGTCGCCTTCCCGGATATCATCGAGTTCCAGGAACCGAAGTCGGACGGGGAGAAGAAAGAACTGCGTCGGCTCAAGCCGCCTCAAGCGGGGGGAGAAGGCGAAGAGGCGTCCGCAGCCAAAAAGAAAAAGCCGACGCGGATCAAGCCACCCGATGATCTGCTGTCGATGGAAGACCGGCTGTTCTACATTCTGCAGCCACCGCTGGAGAACTGGCTTTCCGGTCAGGAACTGGTCATGCCGTTCGAGCCGTTCGCCTATCAGTACGAAGGCATCGCCTGGCTCTTCTCCCAGAAGTCGGCTTTGCTGGCCGATGAGATGGGGCTCGGAAAAACGATGCAGACGATTACGGCTGTCCGTCTGCTGCTGCGGAGCGGTCAGGTGCGGCGCGTGCTGATGGTCTGTCCGAAACCGTTGATTCCGAACTGGCAGCGCGAGTTCAAACTCTGGTCCGAAGAGCTGCCCGTCACGACAATGGAAGGAGACGGTGCCCGCCGAAAGATGTTGTGGGAGATGCAGTCGATCCCCGTGTTGCTGACCAACTATGAGATTCTCGTTCGCGACCTGCAGAACATGGAAGAGGAGGAATATCCCCGCTTCGACCTGGTCGTTCTCGATGAATCGCAGCGGATCAAGAACCGGGATTCCCTCACGTCGGAAGTCATTCGTCGCATTCCGCGGCGTCGTTCATGGTCGCTGACCGGGACGCCGATTGAGAACCGGCCGGAAGAACTGGCGTCAATCTTCGAGTTTATGGGCGTGGTCCCCGCTCGTTCGAGCCCGGATCTGCGACAGCTCAAGAAGCTTTCGGATGTCTACATTCTGCGTCGGACCAAGGACCTCGTTCAGCCCGACATGCCGCCCCGGCTCGATCGCGATGCCGTGCTTGAGCTCTCGCCTGCTCAGCAGTCGGCTTACGACATTGCCGAGAAAGAGGGTGTTGTTCAACTGAACGACATGGGCGATGAGATCACGATTCAGCACGTGTTCGAGCTCGTCATGCGGCTCAAGCAGATTACCAACTGCGATCCGCTGACGGGAGAATCGGCCAAGAAAGACCGGCTGCTGGCGGATATGGAAGAGATCGCGGCCAGTGGCGCCAAAGCAATCCTCTTCAGCCAGTGGACGAAAACAATCGACTGGCTGGCCGAGTATACCAAGCCGTTCGGAGCCCTCGTCTACCACGGTGGAGTGCCGACGACGAAGCGCGAGCCGATTCTGAAGCAGTTCAAGGAAGACCCGAACAGTCATCTGCTGTTGATGAGCTACGGCACCGGGGCAGTCGGGCTGAATCTGCAGTTCTCGCAGTATGTCTTCCTGTATGACCGATGGTGGAACCCAGCCGTGGAAGATCAGGCGATCAACCGGGCTCACCGCATCGGCGTCGCCAACCCGGTGATCGTGACGCGGTTTATCTGCAAGGACACGATCGAAGAGCGAATCGATCTCGTTTTACGGCAGAAGCGGGAGCTGTTCGAGAAGATCCTCGGCGACGGAGATGCCTCGACCGCCTCACTGTCGATGAACGCGGCGGAAGTCTTCGGCCTGTTCGATCTGAAAGCCCGCTCCGACAAGGGAACCCGCTCGATCGGCCCGACTTCTGAGAAAGCAGCGTAA
- the rpsR gene encoding 30S ribosomal protein S18 gives MATLTKSDIRKLRKKKLRQKRKLKCRFCVDGVVPRPVYVDYKDIKTLKQLIDKEGKILPRRRTGTSALYQRAVRTAVLRARFMGLLPYVVDE, from the coding sequence ATGGCTACGCTGACGAAGTCAGATATTCGTAAGCTTCGCAAGAAGAAACTCCGTCAAAAACGCAAGCTGAAGTGCCGTTTCTGTGTTGATGGTGTCGTCCCACGTCCTGTCTACGTGGACTACAAAGACATCAAGACGCTGAAGCAGCTGATCGACAAAGAAGGCAAGATTCTGCCTCGCCGCCGCACCGGGACCTCGGCTCTGTATCAGCGAGCCGTCCGCACCGCCGTGCTGCGGGCCCGCTTTATGGGTCTGCTTCCCTACGTCGTCGACGAATAA
- a CDS encoding phenylacetate--CoA ligase family protein translates to MSELLKPEDLSPDALKERQWGMLQELLQELPKNPFWTKRFAEQGASIEDISSWDDFHRLQPVTKQELVDDQNANPPYGTNLTYPRNNYTRLHQTSGTTGRPLRFVDTPQSWAWIKRCWAQIFRIAGLRPDDRLCFPFSFGPFIGFWAGFEGALQFNNLCIAAGGMSSEVRLQVIQEHEVTFICCTPTYALRLIEVAKAEGIDLPNSQVRAVLVAGEPGGSIPAIRERIEAGFGARVFDHWGMTDIGCLGIESVEDPRSLLILESECIAEIVDPATFEPVQPGERGELLITNVGRWGCPVIRYRTGDIVQAGTTPNKCGRHLLRLEGGILGRADDMITIRGNNVFPSSVEAVLREFGEVAEYRITVTEKQAMHHMVIEIEPLAELCGSSMVLTDTPQIQDLLKRLNRTVRDRLNFHAELVPVSPNSLPRFEMKGRRFRRG, encoded by the coding sequence ATGTCAGAACTGTTGAAGCCCGAAGACCTGTCGCCGGATGCGCTGAAAGAGCGGCAATGGGGCATGCTGCAGGAACTGTTGCAGGAGTTGCCGAAGAATCCCTTCTGGACGAAACGGTTCGCCGAGCAGGGGGCCTCCATCGAAGACATCAGCAGTTGGGACGACTTTCATCGCCTCCAGCCAGTCACGAAACAGGAACTGGTCGACGATCAGAACGCGAACCCGCCGTACGGGACGAATCTGACCTACCCCCGGAACAACTACACGCGGCTTCACCAGACATCCGGAACAACCGGCCGGCCACTTCGGTTTGTCGACACGCCACAGAGCTGGGCGTGGATCAAACGCTGCTGGGCGCAGATCTTTCGCATCGCCGGCCTGCGTCCCGACGATCGCCTCTGCTTTCCGTTCTCTTTCGGCCCGTTCATCGGTTTCTGGGCGGGATTCGAGGGAGCGCTGCAGTTCAACAACCTCTGCATTGCCGCCGGCGGGATGAGCAGCGAAGTCCGCCTCCAGGTCATCCAGGAGCACGAAGTCACCTTCATCTGCTGCACACCGACTTACGCTCTGAGACTGATCGAAGTCGCGAAAGCCGAGGGTATCGACCTGCCGAATTCACAGGTTCGCGCGGTGCTTGTCGCCGGAGAACCCGGCGGGAGTATCCCGGCGATTCGCGAACGCATTGAAGCCGGCTTCGGTGCCCGGGTCTTCGACCATTGGGGGATGACCGACATCGGTTGCCTGGGGATCGAATCTGTCGAAGATCCCCGCAGCCTGCTGATCCTCGAAAGCGAATGCATCGCAGAGATTGTCGATCCCGCCACGTTTGAACCGGTGCAGCCGGGCGAACGGGGAGAGCTACTCATTACCAACGTCGGTCGCTGGGGTTGCCCGGTGATCCGCTATCGCACCGGCGACATCGTGCAGGCCGGCACGACGCCGAACAAGTGCGGGCGACATCTGCTGCGTCTCGAAGGGGGGATCCTCGGCCGAGCCGATGACATGATCACCATTCGCGGCAACAACGTCTTCCCCTCTTCGGTCGAAGCGGTTCTGCGTGAGTTCGGGGAAGTGGCCGAGTACCGCATTACGGTGACCGAAAAGCAGGCGATGCACCACATGGTGATCGAGATCGAACCGCTCGCCGAGCTCTGCGGTTCCTCGATGGTCCTGACTGATACCCCGCAGATTCAGGACCTGCTCAAACGCCTGAATCGCACGGTCCGCGACCGGCTCAACTTTCACGCCGAACTGGTTCCGGTCTCGCCGAACAGTCTGCCCCGCTTCGAGATGAAAGGCCGCCGTTTCCGCCGGGGATAG
- a CDS encoding zinc ribbon domain-containing protein yields the protein MIPTLIVWIILGFCGAYIGYLKGYPQKLMAFLGILGPFTLLVVYLFFPKTKEARERDAEHKRITDEEAEFKKMQPCPTCGKEVTARAWVCGYCGHQFVSVT from the coding sequence ATGATCCCGACTCTGATCGTTTGGATTATTCTGGGTTTTTGCGGAGCCTACATTGGCTATCTCAAAGGCTATCCACAGAAGCTGATGGCATTTCTCGGCATCCTTGGCCCCTTCACACTGCTTGTTGTGTATCTCTTCTTTCCGAAAACGAAAGAAGCCCGCGAACGCGATGCTGAGCATAAGCGGATCACGGACGAGGAAGCCGAGTTCAAGAAAATGCAACCGTGTCCCACGTGTGGCAAAGAAGTCACTGCCCGCGCCTGGGTGTGCGGCTACTGCGGGCACCAGTTCGTCTCGGTCACATAG
- a CDS encoding UDP-2,3-diacylglucosamine diphosphatase — translation MPDPIQVKSPGATSSPPPNPPDLRASHQRVRALFLSDVHLGSPHCCPHEFLAMLQSYQPERLYLVGDIIDGRRLAKNWRWPRVYNEILATLSTLVNSGTQVFYTPGNHDEFFREILPHLPPAFRSDRIRIADEFLYESLRRARLLITHGDQFDPHEHAAGLVSTFVTITYDWLLKLDTTMARLLPDRPRRELARLAKQQVRKLREFVQRFEETAATYAERGGYDGIICGHVHEPKIVSRGPITYCNTGDWVEHCSALIEHTNGDWELNYFNPKQYPSADKQACTQTPDRPLTWWTHPPRNDVHLTLLKSNRWTHRHSFPEKVSATGCPQDVSARGNECDVASQEE, via the coding sequence ATGCCAGATCCGATCCAGGTAAAATCTCCGGGGGCCACCTCGTCACCACCCCCAAACCCGCCAGACCTCCGCGCTTCCCACCAGCGTGTTCGAGCCCTGTTCCTGAGCGATGTTCACCTCGGAAGCCCGCACTGCTGCCCGCACGAATTCCTGGCCATGCTGCAGAGTTATCAGCCCGAGCGGCTGTATCTGGTCGGCGATATCATCGACGGGCGGCGTCTTGCGAAGAACTGGCGATGGCCGCGAGTGTACAACGAAATTCTCGCCACATTATCCACTCTAGTGAATTCCGGGACGCAAGTGTTCTACACTCCGGGGAACCACGACGAGTTTTTCCGCGAAATTCTCCCGCACCTTCCGCCGGCCTTCCGGTCCGATCGAATTCGTATCGCGGACGAATTTCTCTACGAATCCCTGCGTCGGGCACGACTGCTCATTACACATGGCGACCAGTTCGATCCCCACGAACATGCAGCCGGGCTGGTCTCGACGTTCGTCACCATAACCTACGACTGGCTGCTGAAACTGGACACCACGATGGCCCGGTTGTTACCCGACCGTCCACGTCGCGAGCTGGCTCGACTGGCCAAGCAGCAGGTCCGAAAACTCCGAGAGTTCGTCCAGCGCTTTGAGGAAACTGCGGCAACTTATGCCGAGCGTGGCGGCTACGACGGAATAATTTGTGGGCATGTCCACGAACCGAAGATTGTTTCGCGGGGCCCAATCACGTATTGTAATACGGGCGACTGGGTCGAACACTGCTCTGCTTTGATCGAGCATACTAATGGCGACTGGGAGCTCAACTACTTCAACCCGAAACAGTACCCTTCGGCCGACAAACAGGCTTGCACGCAGACACCGGACCGTCCGCTGACGTGGTGGACACACCCCCCTCGAAACGATGTGCATTTGACACTTCTCAAAAGCAATCGTTGGACTCATCGGCATTCCTTCCCCGAGAAAGTCTCCGCGACGGGCTGTCCGCAAGATGTCTCGGCCCGCGGAAATGAATGCGATGTTGCGTCCCAAGAAGAATAA
- a CDS encoding class I SAM-dependent methyltransferase, which produces MPLPQSISSNARVLWHLAINRVTGSTHEERLKSFYKGQAGDYDSFRKKLLHGREDMLTSLEFPEQAVWVDLGAGTGSNAEYVAETVPRLQKVYQVDLCDPLLDVARERAAERGWSNVVPTHADATTFTPEEGSADVVTFSYSLTMIPDWFAAIDNAFRILKPGGVIGVVDFFVSRKYPADGMVRHPWSTRTFWTTWFANDNVFLNGDHLPYLHKYFTPIKLEQRRGKVPFLPLVRAPHYIFLGMKKAE; this is translated from the coding sequence ATGCCGTTGCCACAGTCGATCAGTTCGAATGCCCGGGTCCTGTGGCACCTGGCGATTAATCGAGTCACCGGCTCGACGCACGAGGAGCGTCTCAAGAGTTTCTACAAGGGACAGGCCGGCGACTACGATTCGTTCCGCAAAAAGCTCCTGCACGGTCGCGAAGACATGCTGACGTCGCTGGAGTTCCCGGAACAAGCCGTCTGGGTCGATCTCGGAGCAGGAACCGGCTCTAACGCCGAATACGTCGCCGAGACGGTCCCTCGACTGCAGAAAGTCTATCAGGTCGACCTCTGCGATCCGCTGCTCGATGTGGCCCGCGAACGGGCCGCCGAACGGGGCTGGTCCAATGTGGTGCCGACCCATGCCGACGCGACAACATTCACGCCGGAAGAAGGCTCGGCCGATGTGGTCACCTTCTCCTACTCACTGACCATGATTCCAGACTGGTTCGCGGCGATCGACAACGCATTCCGGATCCTGAAACCGGGCGGCGTGATTGGTGTGGTCGACTTTTTCGTCTCCCGGAAATACCCGGCGGACGGAATGGTCCGCCATCCCTGGTCGACCCGAACGTTCTGGACGACATGGTTTGCGAATGATAATGTGTTCCTCAACGGCGACCATCTGCCGTATCTGCACAAGTACTTCACCCCAATCAAGCTGGAGCAGCGACGCGGCAAAGTGCCATTTCTCCCGCTCGTGAGGGCTCCCCACTACATTTTTCTGGGGATGAAGAAAGCAGAGTAG
- a CDS encoding sugar phosphate isomerase/epimerase family protein, translating into MARPVTLFTGQWADLPLEELCKKASDFGFDGLELACWGDHFEVDKALSDDTYCAKKRDLLERHDLKLFSISAHLVGQCVCDTIDDRHKGILPDYVWGDGDPDGVNERAIAEMKNTAKAAQRLGVDVVNGFTGSKIWPLVYDFPPTPQHMFDEGYQQFADRWNPILDVFQECGVKFALEVHPGEIAFDIYSAEKALDVLDRREEFGFNFDPSHLIWQGVDPVEFIRYFPDRIYHAHMKDASVTLNGRTGILSSHLRFGDPRRGWDFRSVGRGGVRFEEIIRALNAINYQGPLSIEWEDSGMNRDHGAREACQFVKNVDFEPSNVAFDAAFEKK; encoded by the coding sequence ATGGCACGCCCCGTGACTTTGTTCACCGGACAATGGGCCGACCTGCCCCTGGAAGAGCTCTGCAAAAAGGCTTCTGACTTCGGCTTTGACGGTCTCGAGCTGGCTTGCTGGGGAGACCATTTCGAAGTCGATAAGGCTCTTTCCGACGACACCTACTGCGCCAAGAAGCGGGACCTGCTGGAGCGGCACGATCTCAAGCTCTTCTCGATTTCCGCTCACCTGGTCGGTCAGTGCGTCTGCGATACGATCGACGATCGCCACAAAGGCATTCTGCCCGACTACGTCTGGGGCGACGGCGATCCGGACGGCGTGAACGAACGCGCCATCGCCGAGATGAAGAACACCGCGAAAGCCGCTCAGCGCCTCGGAGTCGATGTCGTTAACGGGTTCACCGGCTCGAAGATCTGGCCGCTGGTTTACGACTTCCCGCCGACGCCGCAGCACATGTTCGACGAAGGCTACCAGCAGTTCGCTGATCGCTGGAATCCGATTCTGGATGTTTTCCAGGAATGCGGAGTGAAGTTCGCTCTGGAAGTCCACCCGGGTGAAATCGCCTTCGATATCTACTCGGCTGAAAAGGCTCTCGACGTCCTCGATCGCCGCGAAGAGTTCGGCTTCAACTTCGATCCGAGCCACCTGATCTGGCAGGGCGTCGACCCGGTCGAATTCATCCGTTACTTCCCGGATCGTATTTACCACGCTCACATGAAGGACGCCTCGGTCACGCTCAACGGCCGCACCGGCATCCTGTCGAGCCACCTTCGCTTCGGCGATCCGCGACGCGGATGGGACTTCCGCAGCGTCGGCCGCGGCGGCGTCCGTTTTGAAGAAATCATTCGCGCTCTCAACGCGATCAACTACCAGGGTCCCCTGTCGATCGAGTGGGAAGACTCCGGGATGAACCGCGATCACGGAGCCCGCGAAGCCTGTCAGTTCGTCAAGAACGTTGACTTCGAACCCTCGAATGTCGCCTTCGACGCGGCCTTCGAAAAGAAGTAA